The Psychrosphaera ytuae genome includes a region encoding these proteins:
- a CDS encoding DNA translocase FtsK 4TM domain-containing protein, translating into MSDQQPSFLNGFQRLLEVGLILAGAISIYILITLFSFDPADPSWSKTGNYEYIKNAGGAFGAWLSDILLFTFGWLAFFIPVLVSLIGWLFFRKFHDLIEVDYLALGLRLIGFMFFTLGLSAIFSMNFDDVYFYSSGGIIGDVIAYLLTPLFGFTGATLLFLVSVMMGFTLMTGISWLQIVDGIGRYTILGSTWAFEKSKGALGLEPAGPYSEPQDQSNNTSDTAKLGADSTSEPKQSTEKPDVAKTSFEKSNVEKDQATQTSVTDLDKKQQQSLLAQFFAKTEEPTEKATPKTRTNDSSVDVQGTQAETLTQTSKEGQANRVSLDDDMPFEFGTEPVTAARTEELDDALIDEHMSYSSIDDELSEDDILGALEGLQTPGQNQERDTTPTAKSNVLVPESAAPKEPITLPSLELLDRPDKVENPVSQEELDAVSRLVEEKLLDFNIQAEVVGVYPGPVITRFELDLAPGIKVSKISGLSKDLARSLSAMSVRVVEVIPGKSYIGLEIPNKHRQIVRLSEVMDSPGFENAESPLTMVLGKDIGGKAVVVDLAKMPHLLVAGTTGSGKSVGVNTMILSLLYKSTPEEVRLIMIDPKMLELSVYEGIPHLLSEVVTDMKEAANALRWCVGEMERRYKLMSSLGVRNLKGYNAKIEAARKDGNPIRDPLWRSTDNMLEMPPELDKLPAIVVVIDEFADMMMIVGKKVEELIARIAQKARAAGIHLVLATQRPSVDVITGLIKANIPTRMAFQVSSKIDSRTILDQQGAENLLGMGDMLYLPPGSGVPTRVHGAFVDDHEVHAVVNDWKSKAKPNYIKEILEGEMTEENMLPGEAAEMAEGEEIDPVFDEAVAFVTETRKVSISSIQRKLRIGYNRSARIVEQMEAMGIVSTPAANGARDVLAPPPNKEEQQDLI; encoded by the coding sequence TTGAGCGACCAACAACCGTCATTTTTGAATGGATTTCAACGTCTTTTAGAAGTTGGCCTTATTCTCGCTGGGGCCATTTCGATTTATATTCTCATTACACTTTTTTCTTTTGATCCTGCTGACCCTAGTTGGTCTAAAACCGGTAACTACGAATACATCAAAAACGCAGGCGGCGCCTTTGGGGCATGGCTATCTGATATTCTTCTGTTTACCTTTGGTTGGTTGGCGTTTTTCATACCAGTTTTGGTCTCGCTGATAGGCTGGCTATTTTTCAGAAAATTTCACGATTTAATTGAAGTGGATTATTTGGCTCTCGGTCTTCGTCTTATCGGGTTTATGTTTTTTACACTTGGTCTTTCGGCTATCTTTAGCATGAATTTTGACGACGTTTATTTTTATTCCTCAGGCGGCATTATTGGTGATGTCATTGCTTATCTTTTAACTCCATTATTTGGTTTTACTGGTGCGACGTTGCTGTTTTTGGTCAGCGTGATGATGGGCTTTACCTTAATGACGGGTATTTCTTGGTTACAAATCGTTGATGGAATAGGGCGATATACCATCCTAGGTAGTACTTGGGCGTTTGAAAAAAGTAAAGGAGCGCTTGGTCTAGAGCCTGCAGGCCCGTATTCAGAACCACAGGATCAATCTAATAATACTTCTGACACAGCCAAATTAGGAGCTGACTCAACATCAGAACCAAAACAATCAACTGAAAAACCAGACGTTGCAAAAACAAGCTTTGAAAAGTCAAATGTTGAAAAAGATCAGGCCACTCAAACTTCAGTTACGGATTTAGACAAAAAACAGCAGCAATCATTATTAGCGCAATTTTTTGCGAAAACAGAAGAGCCTACAGAAAAAGCGACACCTAAAACTCGCACAAATGACTCATCCGTCGATGTTCAAGGTACACAGGCCGAAACCCTTACCCAAACATCAAAAGAAGGGCAGGCGAATCGAGTCTCGCTAGACGATGATATGCCATTTGAATTTGGCACTGAGCCAGTTACCGCAGCCAGAACGGAAGAGCTAGATGACGCTCTAATCGACGAACATATGAGCTATAGCTCAATCGATGATGAACTATCCGAAGATGATATTTTAGGCGCGCTAGAAGGGCTTCAGACTCCAGGTCAGAATCAAGAGCGCGACACGACACCAACGGCAAAGTCAAATGTGCTAGTGCCTGAGTCAGCAGCGCCAAAAGAGCCAATTACTTTGCCGTCGTTGGAGCTTTTAGACCGTCCAGATAAAGTAGAAAACCCAGTCTCCCAAGAAGAGTTAGATGCGGTCTCTCGACTAGTTGAAGAAAAACTGTTGGATTTCAACATTCAAGCAGAAGTAGTCGGTGTATATCCAGGTCCAGTTATTACGCGTTTTGAATTGGATTTAGCGCCGGGTATCAAGGTCAGTAAAATCTCTGGCTTGTCCAAAGACTTAGCACGTTCTTTATCAGCTATGAGTGTGCGAGTTGTAGAGGTGATCCCTGGAAAGAGTTATATCGGTCTTGAAATCCCTAACAAGCATAGACAGATAGTACGTCTATCTGAAGTTATGGATAGCCCAGGTTTTGAAAACGCAGAGTCGCCGTTAACCATGGTTTTAGGTAAAGACATTGGTGGTAAAGCTGTCGTTGTCGATTTGGCAAAAATGCCGCATTTACTTGTTGCTGGTACAACAGGTTCTGGTAAGTCGGTCGGTGTTAACACCATGATCTTGAGTTTGTTATACAAATCAACGCCAGAAGAAGTGCGGTTGATTATGATTGACCCGAAAATGCTTGAACTATCTGTTTACGAGGGAATCCCACACCTGTTGTCAGAAGTTGTTACAGACATGAAAGAGGCGGCCAATGCGCTACGCTGGTGTGTCGGTGAAATGGAACGACGTTATAAGTTAATGTCTTCGTTGGGTGTTCGTAATTTAAAAGGGTACAACGCAAAAATCGAAGCGGCTCGTAAAGACGGTAACCCAATTCGCGATCCATTATGGCGTTCTACAGATAACATGTTAGAGATGCCGCCTGAGTTGGATAAGCTTCCTGCGATAGTTGTGGTAATCGATGAATTTGCCGACATGATGATGATTGTTGGTAAAAAGGTCGAAGAGTTAATTGCTCGTATTGCGCAAAAAGCTCGTGCTGCAGGCATTCACCTTGTATTGGCGACTCAGCGTCCATCAGTTGACGTTATCACGGGTTTGATCAAAGCGAATATACCAACCCGAATGGCATTCCAAGTATCGTCAAAAATTGACTCTAGAACAATCTTGGACCAGCAAGGTGCAGAAAACCTTCTTGGTATGGGTGACATGTTGTACTTACCACCAGGATCAGGTGTACCGACTCGTGTTCACGGTGCCTTTGTAGATGATCACGAAGTTCACGCTGTGGTAAATGATTGGAAATCTAAAGCAAAACCTAACTACATCAAAGAAATCCTCGAAGGCGAAATGACTGAGGAAAACATGCTACCTGGCGAAGCTGCAGAAATGGCAGAAGGCGAAGAAATTGATCCAGTCTTTGATGAAGCAGTTGCGTTTGTCACAGAAACCCGAAAAGTGTCTATTTCGAGTATTCAAAGAAAGCTAAGAATTGGTTATAACCGCTCGGCAAGAATCGTTGAACAGATGGAAGCTATGGGTATTGTGAGCACGCCGGCTGCCAATGGTGCAAGGGATGTACTAGCGCCACCACCTAACAAAGAAGAACAGCAGGATTTGATTTAA